Genomic window (Alnus glutinosa chromosome 9, dhAlnGlut1.1, whole genome shotgun sequence):
CTTCAGTAGCCAGCAGATAGACAAATTTTCGGAGCCACTGTCAGGGATCACCTTAGTATGATACTATCTGAAAAAAGGAGTCAATTCTGTGGTTGATTTTATGCAAGTTTCTCAGCATGAATGAATACTGATGATATGATTCTGAGTCCGTGAGAAGGGATAACAGAATAAATATAATGTCTAACACATTATTCTAGAGTGCAATTTTTTGcaacttctttttgtttttgcccCGGTCAAATACAATGACAGACAAAATGGGGAAGCTCTGAGTTTATTCAGCTTGTAAATGTTTGGTTTGGTCAATCTTCTTATAGAGCCTCCCTCATCCAGTTATCCTACTTATGTTAGTTATGTATATCTTATGTTGTACTTGAGcaaaaaggaggagaagaagaataacACTATCCCTCAATctttggtttgaaaatacatgtaGCCTAAAATCGTTCTAGCAGTATAGTCCATGAACAAAGTTTCTTCCAAATTAGGTAGGAGAAAATTCTTTTAGCCTAATctattattaaattgatatgtgcTCAAAATACATGTAAGAATTTGTGATTCTTACCTGCATTGTGAAGAATGCaaatcacatgcattttggacacatatcaatttaatgaaTTGGATTTAAGGAAATTCTTACCACCTAATTTGGAAGAAATCTTTGTTCATAATCCCTTTGATTTGTGGCAGGCTTGGATTCTAGTAGTCGGGCTCCACCCCATACTATTGCAACGTTATATTAGAAACCTTCGAATAAAGGCATAAAACAATTGCTTATAAGTTGTAAAATCCACCTGCTCGAAACATGTAGGTTACACAACCCCTCTACGTGAAATTGTCCAAATTGTATGCAATTCAAGAACTGTGATCCCTTGTCAAAGGCCAAAGTGATTCCAAGTACTTTGTAATGAAATTACATGTTATCAAAAACATGTGTAGGTGTAGACCTTGGATTTAACTTAGGcgcagtaaaaaaaaaaaaaaaaaaatacaatatatatgcTGTAGTCTTTCAATAGTGtaaatttaattctaaatttttatgagaaagagaaaattaaattaaatttagatcGTTAAAAAAGCtacaacatatatttttttttacagtatCCTAGCCAAATATGTTTCTTTctgcttaaaatatttttttaataaaaaaaattatcaatttctcgttgtttatatattaaaaaaaaaaaaaaaagctcctcTATTTtcgtcaaatatatatatatatatataaaacccagTCTCCATCCTTCTTCGGGCACATGTAAAACAATCCCCCAATTCCCAAATCTTAATCGAcgtcaattttatttattttttaatcaaatttccattgctttatttaaaaaattaaaaggtcctctattttcttaaaaagaaaaaagaaaaaagaaaaggccaaGCTCCATCAAGCTCAGCATCTATCTCCGTCCTGCATCTGAGCACATGTAAAACAATCCCCATTGCCCAAATCTTAAGTATTGCTGTTGATTTATTGTATTACTTCCAAAACAAGCAAAGAGACACAggcaaaaacagaaaaacaaaaaaggaaaccCACTTGGGACTTGAGGAAGTGCAGGGAGGTTGAAGAACCCAATTGCAGGAACTGCAGGAATGGAAAAGGAGGCGACCCAGATTGCCATACTTGGAGCTGGGATCTTCGTGAGGACTCAGTACATTCCCAGGCTCGCTGAGATCTCTGAGCTCTTCACTCTCAAAGCCATTTGGAGCCGTTCTGAGGTGCTTAcaattttttgttccttttaatTATTATGCCTTCCTTTTAGAATACTATGATAAGTCACAGTTTAATATTGggtaaattaattaacttttctAGTAAAAATCTAGCATATAAGGAAACTGCCATCCGAATGCAAAGCCAAAGTCTTTGGATCAATTTAATAGTCTAATTAGGATTTGAATGTTTGAATTAGGAAGTACATTATATGAGGAAATGCTCAAGcatattcttttcttattttgttatgtttctttattttaaaaagaaaaacaaaattcatgGTCTGTTTCAACGGcaagtttaattttaaaatatttttctgggATTTCTTTCCCATCTGCAAGCTTAAAACTTACCAGATGGGTACAATGCTGTGGACCTTGTTTCAGTGaaagcaataataataataataatgataatagtaataataatctCATTCCGCTGGAAAGTCATTGTTTTTTGTGCTGTATTGCTAACAAGAAACTTGGGGATAAGGAAGGCAACAATGCAATATCTGTGTGtctatttgtgtgtgtgtgtaaaattTTTGTCGATTTTCTGTTCTCCATTAGAAACAAGTGGACCTTGGGGAAAACAATATAGTAGTGGGATATCTGCGTtgtctgtttttcttttccttttcttttttacttctcTGTATAAACAAACAGGACTTGGGGGAAAGGAAGATTTTAATGGGTATTCTGTATTTTTCATGTGTGTTCATATGTAGGAATCGGCAAGAGGTACTGTTGAAATagctcaaaaatattttccaggaGTGGTGTGTAAGTGGGGTGATAAAGGTCTTGATGAGATCATACATGATGATTCCATAATTGGTGTTGCGGTCGTTTTGGCCGGACAAGCTCAGGtatcttattcttttttctttatttttgccTCTTCCATCTCTACAAATTGGCTCATCGATCAGTTCTCATGTAATTAATATCTTTGCTCATGAGTAATAgattcctttctttgttttttttttttttttttttttttttgggttttaatttgGTGCTGAAGTGATTTAAAGTTGCGCTCTTTGCATTTCAAgtgaatttttagaattctaGGGATGCTGATTCACACTGTAAATTCAAGTTTCTCTGCTGTATTGGTTTTACAATCATTTGTTGATATGTGCATACAAGAGAAGAAAGAGCTCTGAAGTATTGCCTTTTAGTGTCAACATATTTTCTGGTACAtgcaagaaaataatatatttcttttctttcttaaccATTGTTTCAATCGCCATTCTCCTCTGTCCTCTGAATTGCTAGAGTAAATCTCAAAATTATCTTTAATGAATTATGTTAAGGAGAGAAAATTTTGCTTTGTAGAAAATGGGAAGTAGACTAAATATAATGACAAGTAAGAAGCATACTTAGTTGACTCCGGAAAAAATCAGTAAATCAAATATATAGATATTGAAATTCATCGAAGTGTTTAACCTAACTCCTTTAGAGAAAATTTCAGCACACCATTTCGGATGTCCCTGTTCAGTTTCTGTATTGTCCAAGGTGTGAAGGCTAATGACTTTAACCTTTATAATTATTGGTTAGATGTGTCTTACATGTGAAGCAATTCGTTCAGGTTGATATTTCACTGAGGGTGCTAGAGGCAGGGAAGCATGTCCTTCAAGGTAATTTATGTTTCAAAATAATCATAAACTGATGGCAGTTTAACTGAATCTATTACAgtaggaaaaaaatttgtatgcTTATTGTTCTGTACAATGCACTAAAATTTCCCTTTTTGGACGTGCCATGTGTTGCTCGGCTAATTTGATGAATCTGAAGAGAAACCGGCGGCAGCTTGTAAGTATGATGCATTTTCAATCGATCAAGCATTATCATATAGTTATGTATAACTGATTAATGACATATATTGTGATAATttccaactctttttttttcttcggggTTAAATCTGTTCTTGGGTGACCAACTATACCCATAATCTGATCATGCCAGGAGCTGATATTTATTTGTAGAACAGTCGGTAGATAATGTCTTCCATATTCTTTCTTTGTAACCCAAATTCTCTTTATAAAGTTTAATTTGTCTACTTGAAAACTTATATAATTACTACAATTAAACTCTTTTAGATAAGTGCAAGAAATAACAAGCTTAAATTTACAGAAAGGGGCTAGAGTAAAGGTGTATCAGAGCCATATTGACGAGGACAATTTGCACATAAAGATTAAGTCTCACTTGTTAATGAAATCAACTGCATGGACTCCAGAAAAGTTCTGAGTGGCAGAACACTAAAATGAAGCTAAAAGTATGATATCTCTGAGCTTTCCCATGTCTTCTGTAACTTGGCCCAAGTAACATCATCTTCAGACacatgttctttttcttctttccaaaAACTCCATAATATatgaaagaaataattaattatctaGAACTTCTGGCCCTTTGCTCTCCCAAATTTAAAATGTTCTGCTGGCAGAAACTTGTTGATCAATTTAGGCATTGTCACCTGGTTTTGAATCTTAGTTGAGTGTCAATCTAGCCACAGTTTTGCATTGGAGGTTGGGTGGTAACAGAAGGTAAAGGCCACCGTGCCAATGCCACGTAATTATAACAATTATCAAACTATATTATTGAGTTAGCTTTCATCTGGAGGGAAAACTGTTATCTCTGTATCTGGGTATTCATCAAACCTCAACCCTGTTAGTCAAGAGTCTCATTTGGCTCTTTGATGTCTTTTTGGAATGATGTAAGAGTGGTATACAACCACGTCCATGTTTCAAGAATATTCTGGCCCTTGTTTTTAATCTTCTGATACTTCATTGCCACCAATCCAACCatgctttttattaattactttcatgtgtgtgtgtgtgtgggtctGTTTCACTAATTGTGTTAACATGTTTTGTTGGGAGTCCTGGGGTTCAAAGAGGGATCTTCAATCTTTCTCATTATGAACTTGAAATTTCTGGTCTTCTTTCTTTGGATTGATATGTGGAAGCATTCAATCTAGTATCAACAGAATTTGATATAAAGGATGTGTTTTGGAAACTTAATTCTTAAGAATTTAATATTGCAGCTACTAATGAGCTGGAAATTGCACTCTCAAGCTACAAATCTATTTGTGCCAATCTCCCTGGCCAGCCTATTTGGGCTGTGGCAGAAAACTATCGATTTGAACCTGCTTTTCTTGAGGTACTTGTTTCTGTCATATTTGAAATGGTTCCAATCGCTCTGGCTTGCCAGACACTGATTGTTGCTTCCACAGTGCAAGAAACTAATGGCTGACATTGGGGATATGATGAGCGTTCAAGTTATTGTTGAAGGATCAATGAATAGTTCAAACCCATACTTCTCAAGCTCTTGGAGGCGAAACTTTACTGTATGTGTTTCATAATAAAGCTGaataacaaaattacttttt
Coding sequences:
- the LOC133877029 gene encoding dehydrogenase FPY6, producing the protein MEKEATQIAILGAGIFVRTQYIPRLAEISELFTLKAIWSRSEESARGTVEIAQKYFPGVVCKWGDKGLDEIIHDDSIIGVAVVLAGQAQVDISLRVLEAGKHVLQEKPAAASTNELEIALSSYKSICANLPGQPIWAVAENYRFEPAFLECKKLMADIGDMMSVQVIVEGSMNSSNPYFSSSWRRNFTGGFILDMGVHFIAGLRMLVDSEIVSVSAMTSHVDATLPPPDNISSLFQLENGCSGVFVMVVSSRSPKIFWRVVGFKGTLQIERGNIDGRHGYLVSFYSSDGQSKSSFFTFSGVTDELKTFIHDISLATLKKGSGYEADPRLSFVEGARDVAVLEAMIESGTRQGALVQVKKF